In one Andrena cerasifolii isolate SP2316 chromosome 2, iyAndCera1_principal, whole genome shotgun sequence genomic region, the following are encoded:
- the Spg gene encoding dedicator of cytokinesis spg isoform X2, whose protein sequence is MWTTTKTTKYGVAVYNWRGDTRYGLPLEIGETVQILEECAVKSFQDTQVASVLNRLLVAGWYRGFSTKNRAVKGIFPSSYIHLKPCKIENEGLFESVIPLEDPVVREVTLVLREWGGIWKRLYVDRENYKFDTLKKVMRELLEWRRQLLAGTLTTDQTRELKLRIINKVDWGNRKLGLDLVPRQGAHMVDPDTMSVVELYHVHVQSAENSQGASARGTLRRKEHRKVLTHHLYFCMRDFGHAVGEDTEIYFSLYDAKRNQYLSERFLVRISKEGFSSFVEKIHSNCTIFTDLGNADLSRDLYMVAHVMRCGRMLYSDSGKNKAGTAIYRRPHGVAVLSLAEATQDHTEELEMTFKVCPGEEKDFHQLHEQIIRSNKCSPLPGQPNYGIVVSLRVLHGELSQVRVENPLLFKNICLTKKLGFSDVIMPGDVRNDLYLKLERGEFERGGKSTGKNIEVTILVLDADGQPLEGCLIGAAGTEGSSEYQSLVIYHHNSPAWAETVRLAIPIDKFYGSHVRFEFRHCSTREKNDKKLFSFAFVRLMEPGGATLQDGPHDLYIYKCEDRTKLDSLSYLSLPSSAREPNATGSTAFSRSPKEAVLVHTLLCSTKLTQNVDLLSLLQWKAHPERISEALGRVLRLDGEELVKFLQDILDALFSMFHTEDGNSTAHSGLVFQVLVSIFSLLDDSKFEHFKPVMDAYISGHFAAALVYKGLLSSVQHCADWVTAAEKQEPIIKCFRSLEYIFKFIIQSRLLFARATAGQYEDSFKRDLYCVFAALNKMLGIPYEMVLHSQIALLYSISAVFEQLAAVLPVLEVAKLTCTMLDSVPREPPLQLTQAKLTAIKNLTTSTLFRDDDESRNLLLVTICRHLRIHLVRREELRSCTEILGEVLSFLHKRGRDTNKVNNCIHHDVETLCLSILDVLIQTILIVINTSGPVLGCLVACLIGLLQLLDEYHYARLWEELTHTGERKSLKDFLLRVFLVLRDLVRQEVFPPDWLVIRMQANNVILKSLQELAQPLAFRFLHGSFDSQLWSTYFNLAVAYLTQPSLQLEQFSEVKREKIVEKYGDMRVLMGFQILSMWSHLGDRKLEFIPGMVGPFLEVTLVPESELRKATLHIFFDMMECEQRARGSFRSVESELIDKLDILISENKGDDEYRQLFNTILLDRVQSEDPAWKESGTAFITSITRLLERLLDYRSVIQGDENRDKRMSCTVNLLNFYKNEFNRKEMYLRYIYKLHDLHMAADNYTEAGFTMKLYADQLGWGSTILPPDHSHPQQPEWQRKELLYYKIIHYLDRGKCWEKGIPLCKELAVLYETRLYDYAKLSHVLKLQAKFLDNILTQLRPEPEYFRVGFYGLSFPLFVRNKLFIYRGLEYERIGAFTQRLQTEFPSAQILMKNSPPDESILTSEGQYIQICNVKPIPEESSLACRGADVPERVVAFYLVNDVRKFIFDRPLHRGPVDRENEFKSLWIERTTLTTEAKLPGILRWFEVIEKRSELLAPVQYACETMQSVERELRRLVAQYTAEPHRNINPFSMRLQGIIDANVMGGITKYQEAFLTTEFARQNPDMVPHVNRLKGLILDQMSVLEAGLNLHGQIAPAGVQPLHKRLNERFTQLKQGLGPLARQRTIHQDSIVNSPLPPLPVNEKQRPATLDTAGSRSSHGDSDGQLEDEGFYTKVDGGPPPIPQREVRPRSVGYGTTPPRPTHQRSLSKPLSPKLPLRHSLPTPTDSLDQTGLRTSWSEPGPEAAPPLPPRAPDKRDSNTNAVVPPAPPKRLAYKRNTEWSTDDDSEAQNEPNDHRDSGISTASLLDFQSHLTNLNNLGYEDFEPRTRCNDIMNISPPSMINALNVSTGNFASGTFQGSHSLPGQEFILISFNFQVSPPPIPPKAHQDTPSAPSTLERASSRAQSHGHSENYSVPKMQTLSVAADTESTV, encoded by the exons GAAACTGGGCTTGGATCTGGTGCCCCGTCAGGGTGCCCACATGGTGGACCCGGACACCATGTCCGTCGTGGAGCTTTATCACGTG CACGTCCAGAGCGCAGAGAACTCACAGGGTGCGTCGGCGAGGGGCACCCTAAGGCGTAAGGAACACAGGAAGGTGCTGACCCACCACCTCTATTTCTGCATGAGAGACTTCGGCCACGCCGTAGGCGAGGACACCGAGATCTACTTCTCCCTGTACGACGCGAAACGGAACCAGTACCTTAGCGAGCGTTTCCTGGTGCGCATCTCCAAAGAGGGCTTCTCCAGCTTCGTGGAGAAGATACACAGCAACTGCACCATCTTTACCGATCTCGGGAACGCGGACCTCAGCAGGGACCTGTACATGGTGGCACACGTGATGCGCTGCGGGAGGATGCTGTACTCCGACTCGGGGAAGAACAAGGCTGGCACCGCCATTTACAGGCGACCTCACGGCGTCGCTGTCCTGTCCCTCGCCGAGGCCACGCAGGACCACACCGAGGAACTGGAGATGACGTTCAAG GTGTGCCCGGGTGAAGAGAAGGACTTTCACCAGCTGCACGAGCAGATCATCCGCAGCAACAAGTGCTCCCCTCTTCCAGGGCAGCCGAACTATGGCATAGTGGTCTCCTTACGCGTCCTCCACGGCGAGCTGTCTCAAGTTAGGGTGGAGAACCCTTTACTGTTCAAGAAcatctgtttaacgaagaaactgGGCTTCTCTGACGTGATCATGCCAGGCGACGTGCGTAACGACTTGTACCTGAAGTTGGAACGCGGAGAATTCGAGCGTGGAGGCAAGTCCACGGGGAAGAACATTGAG GTGACCATCCTGGTGTTGGACGCGGATGGCCAGCCGCTGGAGGGCTGCTTGATCGGAGCAGCTGGCACGGAGGGCAGCTCTGAATACCAAAGTTTAGTCATTTACCATCACAATAGTCCAGCCTGGGCGGAAACGGTTCGATTGGCCATACCCATCGACAAGTTCTATGGGAGCCACGTGCGTTTCGAGTTCCGGCACTGCTCCA CCCGCGAGAAGAACGACAAGAAGCTCTTCTCTTTCGCGTTCGTCCGCCTGATGGAGCCTGGAGGAGCCACCTTGCAAGATGGTCCCCACGATCTGTACATCTACAAGTGCGAGGATCGGACGAAATTGGACTCACTGAGCTACCTATCGCTCCCCAGCAGCGCCAGGGAACCAAACGCCACAG GCTCCACAGCTTTCTCCAGGTCACCAAAAGAAGCCGTACTGGTGCACACCTTGCTCTGCAGTACTAAACTGACTCAGAACGTGGATCTCCTAAGCCTGCTCCAGTGGAAGGCGCATCCAGAGCGAATATCCGAGGCGCTGGGTCGCGTGCTGCGACTAGACGGCGAGGAGCTGGTCAAGTTCCTCCAGGACATCCTGGACGCACTGTTCTCCATGTTCCACACCGAGGACGGCAACTCCACAGCCCATTCCGGCCTGGTGTTCCAAGTCCTCGTCTCCATCTTCAGCTTGCTAGACGATTCCAAGTTCGAGCACTTCAAGCCCGTCATGGACGCGTACATCTCCGGCCACTTCGCCGCCGCCCTGGTGTACAAGGGTTTACTAAGCAGCGTGCAACACTGTGCCGACTGGGTGACCGCGGCCGAGAAGCAGGAGCCGATCATCAAGTGCTTCCGTTCCCTGGAGTACATCTTCAAGTTCATCATACAGAGTCGCCTGCTGTTCGCTAGGGCGACGGCCGGCCAGTACGAGGACAGCTTCAAGAGGGACCTCTACTGCGTGTTCGCGGCGTTGAACAAGATGCTGGGGATCCCCTACGAAATGGTCCTCCACTCGCAGATAGCCCTGCTGTACTCCATCTCCGCCGTGTTCGAGCAGCTGGCGGCCGTGCTGCCGGTGCTCGAGGTGGCAAAGCTGACCTGCACGATGCTGGACTCGGTGCCGAGGGAGCCGCCGCTGCAGCTGACCCAAGCGAAGCTCACCGCCATCAAGAACCTCACCACCTCCACGCTCTTCCGCGACGATGACGAGAGCAGGAACCTACTGCTGGTCACCATATGCAGACACCTGCGGATCCACCTGGTGAGGCGCGAGGAGCTGCGCTCCTGCACAGAGATCCTGGGGGAGGTCCTCAGCTTCCTGCACAAGAGGGGACGCGACACTAATAAAGTCAACAACTGCATACACCATGACGTGGAGACGCTGTGCCTGTCTATCCTCGACGTTCTCATACAGACCATCCTCATCGTCATAAATACCAGTGGGCCTGTGCTGGGCTGCCTCGTGGCTTGTTTGATAGGGCTGCTTCAGCTGCTAGATGAGTACCATTACGCTAGGCTCTGGGAAGAGCTGACGCACACTGGGGAGAGGAAGTCTCTGAAGGACTTCCTTCTGAGAGTGTTTCTGGTGCTCAGGGACCTGGTCAGGCAGGAGGTGTTCCCGCCCGACTGGTTGGTCATCAGAATGCAGGCGAACAATGTGATTCTCAAGTCTCTTCAGGAGCTGGCGCAGCCTCTGGCCTTTCGCTTCCTGCACGGGAGCTTCGACTCCCAGCTGTGGTCGACGTACTTCAATCTAGCCGTCGCGTACCTCACTCAACCTTCTCTTCAGCTGGAGCAGTTCTCGGAAGTGAAGCGGGAGAAAATCGTGGAGAAGTATGGGGATATGAGAGTGCTGATGGGCTTCCAGATACTGTCCATGTGGTCCCATCTGGGCGATCGTAAGCTGGAGTTTATTCCTGGTATGGTGGGGCCGTTCCTAGAGGTCACTTTGGTGCCTGAGAGCGAGCTGAGGAAGGCTACGCTGCATATCTTCTTTGATATGATGGAGTGCGAGCAGAGGGCTCGCGGAAGCTTCAGGTCCGTCGAGTCGGAGCTGATTGACAAGCTGGATATCCTTATCAGCGAGAACAAGGGCGACGACGAGTACAGGCAGCTGTTCAATACTAT ATTATTGGACAGAGTCCAGTCAGAGGATCCAGCTTGGAAGGAAAGCGGAACCGCCTTCATCACGTCCATCACTCGTCTCCTGGAACGTCTTCTGGATTACAGGAGCGTGATTCAAGGGGATGAGAATCGCGACAAGCGGATGTCTTGCACAGTTAACTTATTG AACTTCTACAAGAATGAGTTCAACAGGAAGGAGATGTACCTGCGTTACATATACAAGCTCCACGATCTGCACATGGCTGCGGACAATTACACAGAGGCAGGGTTCACAATGAAGCTGTACGCCGATCAACTTGGCTGGGGCTCCACTATCCTGCCACCGGACCACTCGCATCCTCAGCAACCAGAGTGGCAGAGGAAGGAGCTACTGTATTACAAGATCATCCACTATCTAGATCGCGGCAAGTGCTGGGAGAAGGGCATACCACTGTGCAAGGAACTGGCGGTGCTATACGAAACCAGGTTATACGATTATGCGAAACTGAGTCACGTGCTGAAACTGCAGGCTAAGTTCCTGGACAACATACTGACGCAGCTTAGACCCGAACCGGAATACTTCCGCGTCGGATTCTATGGCCTCAGTTTCCCTCTTTTCGTCAGA AACAAGCTTTTCATCTACCGCGGCTTGGAGTACGAGCGGATAGGAGCGTTCACTCAACGACTACAGACTGAATTTCCAAGCGCacaaatattgatgaagaactCCCCGCCTGATGAGAGCATCCTCACGTCCGAGGGACAAT ATATACAAATCTGCAACGTGAAACCGATCCCGGAAGAGAGCAGTCTGGCCTGCCGCGGGGCGGATGTCCCCGAGCGAGTGGTCGCCTTCTACCTAGTCAACGACGTGCGGAAGTTCATCTTCGATCGACCGTTGCACAGGGGCCCGGTCGATCGCGAGAACGAATTCAAGTCCCTCTGGATCGAGAGGACCACCCTGACAACTGAAGCCAAGCTGCCCGGGATCCTCAGGTGGTTCGAGGTGATCGAGAAGAGGTCCGAGCTGCTGGCCCCGGTGCAATACGCCTGCGAGACCATGCAGAGCGTGGAGAGAGAGCTGAGGAGACTGGTCGCACAATACACTGCCGAACCCCATCGAAACATCAACCCATTCAGCATGAGACTCCAGGGGATCATCGACGCCAACGTGATGGGCGGCATCACCAAGTACCAGGAGGCTTTCCTCACCACCGAATTCGCTAGGCAGAACCCGGACATGGTGCCGCATGTCAACAGGCTCAAGGGTCTGATCCTGGACCAGATGAGTGTCCTGGAAGCTGGACTAAATCTGCATGGACAGATTGCTCCAGCCGGGGTGCAGCCACTGCACAAGAGGCTGAACGAGAGATTCACGCAGCTGAAGCAGGGCCTGGGACCGTTGGCCAGGCAGAGGACCATCCACCAGGATAGCATCGTCAA CTCACCGTTACCTCCGTTGCCTGTTAATGAAAAGCAACGACCAGCTACTTTGGACACGGCGGGCTCTAGGTCCTCCCATGGAGACAGCGACGGGCAATTGGAGGATGAAGGTTTCTATACAAAAGTAGACGGCGGTCCACCACCTATCCCTCAGCGCGAAGTACGACCACGTTCAGTCGGCTATGGGACCACGCCACCAAGACCCACTCATCAGAGATCTCTGAGCAAACCTTTGAGCCCAAAGTTACCTTTGCGACACTCTCTGCCGACGCCCACGGATAGCCTCGATCAGACTGGTCTGAGGACCTCCTGGAGCGAGCCTGGCCCGGAAGCCGCGCCACCACTGCCACCCAGAG CGCCTGATAAGAGAGATTCCAACACAAACGCAGTCGTGCCACCCGCGCCACCGAAGCGTTTAGCGTACAAACGTAACACGGAGTGGAGCACCGACGACGACTCAGAGGCGCAAAACGAGCCGAACGACCATCGCGACAGCGGTATATCCACAGCCAGTTTGCTGGACTTCCAGTCCCACTTGACCAACCTGAACAACCTCGGCTACGAGGACTTCGAGCCACGGACCAGGTGCAACGACATCATGAACATCTCGCCGCCGTCTATGATCAACGCGCTCAATGTCTCCACGGGCAATTTCGCCAGCGGCACATTTCAGGGGTCACACTCCCTACCTGGTCAAGAG TTTATCCTGATCTCCTTCAACTTTCAGGTGAGCCCGCCGCCGATACCGCCCAAGGCGCACCAAGACACCCCCTCAGCCCCGTCGACCTTGGAAAGAGCCTCGAGTCGCGCACAGTCGCACGGCCACTCCGAGAATTACTCTGTGCCAAAAATGCAAACATTATCGGTGGCGGCCGACACAGAGAGCACTGTGTAG
- the Spg gene encoding dedicator of cytokinesis spg isoform X3: MWTTTKTTKYGVAVYNWRGDTRYGLPLEIGETVQILEECAVKSFQDTQVASVLNRLLVAGWYRGFSTKNRAVKGIFPSSYIHLKPCKIENEGLFESVIPLEDPVVREVTLVLREWGGIWKRLYVDRENYKFDTLKKVMRELLEWRRQLLAGTLTTDQTRELKLRIINKVDWGNRKLGLDLVPRQGAHMVDPDTMSVVELYHVHVQSAENSQGASARGTLRRKEHRKVLTHHLYFCMRDFGHAVGEDTEIYFSLYDAKRNQYLSERFLVRISKEGFSSFVEKIHSNCTIFTDLGNADLSRDLYMVAHVMRCGRMLYSDSGKNKAGTAIYRRPHGVAVLSLAEATQDHTEELEMTFKVCPGEEKDFHQLHEQIIRSNKCSPLPGQPNYGIVVSLRVLHGELSQVRVENPLLFKNICLTKKLGFSDVIMPGDVRNDLYLKLERGEFERGGKSTGKNIEVTILVLDADGQPLEGCLIGAAGTEGSSEYQSLVIYHHNSPAWAETVRLAIPIDKFYGSHVRFEFRHCSTREKNDKKLFSFAFVRLMEPGGATLQDGPHDLYIYKCEDRTKLDSLSYLSLPSSAREPNATGSTAFSRSPKEAVLVHTLLCSTKLTQNVDLLSLLQWKAHPERISEALGRVLRLDGEELVKFLQDILDALFSMFHTEDGNSTAHSGLVFQVLVSIFSLLDDSKFEHFKPVMDAYISGHFAAALVYKGLLSSVQHCADWVTAAEKQEPIIKCFRSLEYIFKFIIQSRLLFARATAGQYEDSFKRDLYCVFAALNKMLGIPYEMVLHSQIALLYSISAVFEQLAAVLPVLEVAKLTCTMLDSVPREPPLQLTQAKLTAIKNLTTSTLFRDDDESRNLLLVTICRHLRIHLVRREELRSCTEILGEVLSFLHKRGRDTNKVNNCIHHDVETLCLSILDVLIQTILIVINTSGPVLGCLVACLIGLLQLLDEYHYARLWEELTHTGERKSLKDFLLRVFLVLRDLVRQEVFPPDWLVIRMQANNVILKSLQELAQPLAFRFLHGSFDSQLWSTYFNLAVAYLTQPSLQLEQFSEVKREKIVEKYGDMRVLMGFQILSMWSHLGDRKLEFIPGMVGPFLEVTLVPESELRKATLHIFFDMMECEQRARGSFRSVESELIDKLDILISENKGDDEYRQLFNTILLDRVQSEDPAWKESGTAFITSITRLLERLLDYRSVIQGDENRDKRMSCTVNLLNFYKNEFNRKEMYLRYIYKLHDLHMAADNYTEAGFTMKLYADQLGWGSTILPPDHSHPQQPEWQRKELLYYKIIHYLDRGKCWEKGIPLCKELAVLYETRLYDYAKLSHVLKLQAKFLDNILTQLRPEPEYFRVGFYGLSFPLFVRNKLFIYRGLEYERIGAFTQRLQTEFPSAQILMKNSPPDESILTSEGQYIQICNVKPIPEESSLACRGADVPERVVAFYLVNDVRKFIFDRPLHRGPVDRENEFKSLWIERTTLTTEAKLPGILRWFEVIEKRSELLAPVQYACETMQSVERELRRLVAQYTAEPHRNINPFSMRLQGIIDANVMGGITKYQEAFLTTEFARQNPDMVPHVNRLKGLILDQMSVLEAGLNLHGQIAPAGVQPLHKRLNERFTQLKQGLGPLARQRTIHQDSIVNSPLPPLPVNEKQRPATLDTAGSRSSHGDSDGQLEDEGFYTKVDGGPPPIPQREVRPRSVGYGTTPPRPTHQRSLSKPLSPKLPLRHSLPTPTDSLDQTGLRTSWSEPGPEAAPPLPPRGCTPDKRDSNTNAVVPPAPPKRLAYKRNTEWSTDDDSEAQNEPNDHRDSGISTASLLDFQSHLTNLNNLGYEDFEPRTRCNDIMNISPPSMINALNVSTGNFASGTFQGSHSLPGQEVSPPPIPPKAHQDTPSAPSTLERASSRAQSHGHSENYSVPKMQTLSVAADTESTV, translated from the exons GAAACTGGGCTTGGATCTGGTGCCCCGTCAGGGTGCCCACATGGTGGACCCGGACACCATGTCCGTCGTGGAGCTTTATCACGTG CACGTCCAGAGCGCAGAGAACTCACAGGGTGCGTCGGCGAGGGGCACCCTAAGGCGTAAGGAACACAGGAAGGTGCTGACCCACCACCTCTATTTCTGCATGAGAGACTTCGGCCACGCCGTAGGCGAGGACACCGAGATCTACTTCTCCCTGTACGACGCGAAACGGAACCAGTACCTTAGCGAGCGTTTCCTGGTGCGCATCTCCAAAGAGGGCTTCTCCAGCTTCGTGGAGAAGATACACAGCAACTGCACCATCTTTACCGATCTCGGGAACGCGGACCTCAGCAGGGACCTGTACATGGTGGCACACGTGATGCGCTGCGGGAGGATGCTGTACTCCGACTCGGGGAAGAACAAGGCTGGCACCGCCATTTACAGGCGACCTCACGGCGTCGCTGTCCTGTCCCTCGCCGAGGCCACGCAGGACCACACCGAGGAACTGGAGATGACGTTCAAG GTGTGCCCGGGTGAAGAGAAGGACTTTCACCAGCTGCACGAGCAGATCATCCGCAGCAACAAGTGCTCCCCTCTTCCAGGGCAGCCGAACTATGGCATAGTGGTCTCCTTACGCGTCCTCCACGGCGAGCTGTCTCAAGTTAGGGTGGAGAACCCTTTACTGTTCAAGAAcatctgtttaacgaagaaactgGGCTTCTCTGACGTGATCATGCCAGGCGACGTGCGTAACGACTTGTACCTGAAGTTGGAACGCGGAGAATTCGAGCGTGGAGGCAAGTCCACGGGGAAGAACATTGAG GTGACCATCCTGGTGTTGGACGCGGATGGCCAGCCGCTGGAGGGCTGCTTGATCGGAGCAGCTGGCACGGAGGGCAGCTCTGAATACCAAAGTTTAGTCATTTACCATCACAATAGTCCAGCCTGGGCGGAAACGGTTCGATTGGCCATACCCATCGACAAGTTCTATGGGAGCCACGTGCGTTTCGAGTTCCGGCACTGCTCCA CCCGCGAGAAGAACGACAAGAAGCTCTTCTCTTTCGCGTTCGTCCGCCTGATGGAGCCTGGAGGAGCCACCTTGCAAGATGGTCCCCACGATCTGTACATCTACAAGTGCGAGGATCGGACGAAATTGGACTCACTGAGCTACCTATCGCTCCCCAGCAGCGCCAGGGAACCAAACGCCACAG GCTCCACAGCTTTCTCCAGGTCACCAAAAGAAGCCGTACTGGTGCACACCTTGCTCTGCAGTACTAAACTGACTCAGAACGTGGATCTCCTAAGCCTGCTCCAGTGGAAGGCGCATCCAGAGCGAATATCCGAGGCGCTGGGTCGCGTGCTGCGACTAGACGGCGAGGAGCTGGTCAAGTTCCTCCAGGACATCCTGGACGCACTGTTCTCCATGTTCCACACCGAGGACGGCAACTCCACAGCCCATTCCGGCCTGGTGTTCCAAGTCCTCGTCTCCATCTTCAGCTTGCTAGACGATTCCAAGTTCGAGCACTTCAAGCCCGTCATGGACGCGTACATCTCCGGCCACTTCGCCGCCGCCCTGGTGTACAAGGGTTTACTAAGCAGCGTGCAACACTGTGCCGACTGGGTGACCGCGGCCGAGAAGCAGGAGCCGATCATCAAGTGCTTCCGTTCCCTGGAGTACATCTTCAAGTTCATCATACAGAGTCGCCTGCTGTTCGCTAGGGCGACGGCCGGCCAGTACGAGGACAGCTTCAAGAGGGACCTCTACTGCGTGTTCGCGGCGTTGAACAAGATGCTGGGGATCCCCTACGAAATGGTCCTCCACTCGCAGATAGCCCTGCTGTACTCCATCTCCGCCGTGTTCGAGCAGCTGGCGGCCGTGCTGCCGGTGCTCGAGGTGGCAAAGCTGACCTGCACGATGCTGGACTCGGTGCCGAGGGAGCCGCCGCTGCAGCTGACCCAAGCGAAGCTCACCGCCATCAAGAACCTCACCACCTCCACGCTCTTCCGCGACGATGACGAGAGCAGGAACCTACTGCTGGTCACCATATGCAGACACCTGCGGATCCACCTGGTGAGGCGCGAGGAGCTGCGCTCCTGCACAGAGATCCTGGGGGAGGTCCTCAGCTTCCTGCACAAGAGGGGACGCGACACTAATAAAGTCAACAACTGCATACACCATGACGTGGAGACGCTGTGCCTGTCTATCCTCGACGTTCTCATACAGACCATCCTCATCGTCATAAATACCAGTGGGCCTGTGCTGGGCTGCCTCGTGGCTTGTTTGATAGGGCTGCTTCAGCTGCTAGATGAGTACCATTACGCTAGGCTCTGGGAAGAGCTGACGCACACTGGGGAGAGGAAGTCTCTGAAGGACTTCCTTCTGAGAGTGTTTCTGGTGCTCAGGGACCTGGTCAGGCAGGAGGTGTTCCCGCCCGACTGGTTGGTCATCAGAATGCAGGCGAACAATGTGATTCTCAAGTCTCTTCAGGAGCTGGCGCAGCCTCTGGCCTTTCGCTTCCTGCACGGGAGCTTCGACTCCCAGCTGTGGTCGACGTACTTCAATCTAGCCGTCGCGTACCTCACTCAACCTTCTCTTCAGCTGGAGCAGTTCTCGGAAGTGAAGCGGGAGAAAATCGTGGAGAAGTATGGGGATATGAGAGTGCTGATGGGCTTCCAGATACTGTCCATGTGGTCCCATCTGGGCGATCGTAAGCTGGAGTTTATTCCTGGTATGGTGGGGCCGTTCCTAGAGGTCACTTTGGTGCCTGAGAGCGAGCTGAGGAAGGCTACGCTGCATATCTTCTTTGATATGATGGAGTGCGAGCAGAGGGCTCGCGGAAGCTTCAGGTCCGTCGAGTCGGAGCTGATTGACAAGCTGGATATCCTTATCAGCGAGAACAAGGGCGACGACGAGTACAGGCAGCTGTTCAATACTAT ATTATTGGACAGAGTCCAGTCAGAGGATCCAGCTTGGAAGGAAAGCGGAACCGCCTTCATCACGTCCATCACTCGTCTCCTGGAACGTCTTCTGGATTACAGGAGCGTGATTCAAGGGGATGAGAATCGCGACAAGCGGATGTCTTGCACAGTTAACTTATTG AACTTCTACAAGAATGAGTTCAACAGGAAGGAGATGTACCTGCGTTACATATACAAGCTCCACGATCTGCACATGGCTGCGGACAATTACACAGAGGCAGGGTTCACAATGAAGCTGTACGCCGATCAACTTGGCTGGGGCTCCACTATCCTGCCACCGGACCACTCGCATCCTCAGCAACCAGAGTGGCAGAGGAAGGAGCTACTGTATTACAAGATCATCCACTATCTAGATCGCGGCAAGTGCTGGGAGAAGGGCATACCACTGTGCAAGGAACTGGCGGTGCTATACGAAACCAGGTTATACGATTATGCGAAACTGAGTCACGTGCTGAAACTGCAGGCTAAGTTCCTGGACAACATACTGACGCAGCTTAGACCCGAACCGGAATACTTCCGCGTCGGATTCTATGGCCTCAGTTTCCCTCTTTTCGTCAGA AACAAGCTTTTCATCTACCGCGGCTTGGAGTACGAGCGGATAGGAGCGTTCACTCAACGACTACAGACTGAATTTCCAAGCGCacaaatattgatgaagaactCCCCGCCTGATGAGAGCATCCTCACGTCCGAGGGACAAT ATATACAAATCTGCAACGTGAAACCGATCCCGGAAGAGAGCAGTCTGGCCTGCCGCGGGGCGGATGTCCCCGAGCGAGTGGTCGCCTTCTACCTAGTCAACGACGTGCGGAAGTTCATCTTCGATCGACCGTTGCACAGGGGCCCGGTCGATCGCGAGAACGAATTCAAGTCCCTCTGGATCGAGAGGACCACCCTGACAACTGAAGCCAAGCTGCCCGGGATCCTCAGGTGGTTCGAGGTGATCGAGAAGAGGTCCGAGCTGCTGGCCCCGGTGCAATACGCCTGCGAGACCATGCAGAGCGTGGAGAGAGAGCTGAGGAGACTGGTCGCACAATACACTGCCGAACCCCATCGAAACATCAACCCATTCAGCATGAGACTCCAGGGGATCATCGACGCCAACGTGATGGGCGGCATCACCAAGTACCAGGAGGCTTTCCTCACCACCGAATTCGCTAGGCAGAACCCGGACATGGTGCCGCATGTCAACAGGCTCAAGGGTCTGATCCTGGACCAGATGAGTGTCCTGGAAGCTGGACTAAATCTGCATGGACAGATTGCTCCAGCCGGGGTGCAGCCACTGCACAAGAGGCTGAACGAGAGATTCACGCAGCTGAAGCAGGGCCTGGGACCGTTGGCCAGGCAGAGGACCATCCACCAGGATAGCATCGTCAA CTCACCGTTACCTCCGTTGCCTGTTAATGAAAAGCAACGACCAGCTACTTTGGACACGGCGGGCTCTAGGTCCTCCCATGGAGACAGCGACGGGCAATTGGAGGATGAAGGTTTCTATACAAAAGTAGACGGCGGTCCACCACCTATCCCTCAGCGCGAAGTACGACCACGTTCAGTCGGCTATGGGACCACGCCACCAAGACCCACTCATCAGAGATCTCTGAGCAAACCTTTGAGCCCAAAGTTACCTTTGCGACACTCTCTGCCGACGCCCACGGATAGCCTCGATCAGACTGGTCTGAGGACCTCCTGGAGCGAGCCTGGCCCGGAAGCCGCGCCACCACTGCCACCCAGAGGTTGCA CGCCTGATAAGAGAGATTCCAACACAAACGCAGTCGTGCCACCCGCGCCACCGAAGCGTTTAGCGTACAAACGTAACACGGAGTGGAGCACCGACGACGACTCAGAGGCGCAAAACGAGCCGAACGACCATCGCGACAGCGGTATATCCACAGCCAGTTTGCTGGACTTCCAGTCCCACTTGACCAACCTGAACAACCTCGGCTACGAGGACTTCGAGCCACGGACCAGGTGCAACGACATCATGAACATCTCGCCGCCGTCTATGATCAACGCGCTCAATGTCTCCACGGGCAATTTCGCCAGCGGCACATTTCAGGGGTCACACTCCCTACCTGGTCAAGAG GTGAGCCCGCCGCCGATACCGCCCAAGGCGCACCAAGACACCCCCTCAGCCCCGTCGACCTTGGAAAGAGCCTCGAGTCGCGCACAGTCGCACGGCCACTCCGAGAATTACTCTGTGCCAAAAATGCAAACATTATCGGTGGCGGCCGACACAGAGAGCACTGTGTAG